The Rhodococcus sp. ABRD24 genome contains the following window.
TGTTGCTCGGAATCGCGCAACTGGCCGCGGGCGAGGTGACCGGATCGAGCGCAGTGGATGCGGCGACCAAGCTGTCCGCGTTCCGCGGCGACGCACCGGCGACACTCGGATTCCACACCGGGCACCTGCCGGACACCATCGGGGCCCTCGCGGCACTGCAGGCACCCAGCGCGATGGCGATGTTCTTCTTCGGATTCGCAGCGGGCAGAGTCCGGATGTTCGCGCATCCCGACCGATACCGCGCCGCGATGCGTCGAGTCCTGTCGTTCGGACTTCCGATCGGACTTTTCGGTGCGGTCATCTACGCGTCGGCCGCCGCTTACGCTCCCGGCGGCGGCATCGAGACGTTCGCATTCGGCCTCGGCCAGCTCACCGCTCCGGCGCTCACCGCAACGTACGTGGTGGCCGGGCTGCTGCTCTTCCGGTCCGACCGTGGTCGACGCATCGAGTCGGCCTTGGCTCCGATGGGCAAGATCGCGCTCACCAACTACCTGATGCAATCCGCGGTGCTCGGTGTGTTGTTCACCGGGTACGGATTCGGTCTCGTGGACCGGCTGGCGCCGGCCACCGTCGTCGCCGTCGTCGCGGTGGTGTTCACGGCGCAGGTAGTCGCGAGCCGGTGGTGGCTGCGTGGACACCGGTACGGTCCGGCCGAGTGGGCGCTGCGGGCCGTCACGCTGGCCGCACTTCCGCCGTGGCGTAGGAGCCGACAAACGGTCTCGTGACCGGCGCCCGCGCGGTAGCGTCGAACCTGCGATGAGCACTTCGTAGCACGACCCTCGACGAGCGACGAACCAAGGAGACTCTCGTGGACTCTCGTCTCAACCCCTACATCAACTTCGACGGCAGCGCACGCGAGGCCATGGAGTTCTACAAAAGCGTGTTCGGCGGCACCCTCACCCTAACTACCTTCGGCGATATGGGTGCCCCCGGCGAGGAGGGTTCCGACAAGATCATGCACAGCATGCTCGAAACCGACAGTGGTTTCACGATCATGGGGGCTGACACCCCGCCCGGTATGGAGTTCACACCCGGCACCAATATGACGGTGAGCCTCAGCGGCGACAACGATGCCGAGCTGCGGGGGTATTGGGCGGCGATCTCGGAGTCCGGGACCGTCCAGGTGCCCCTCGAGAAGCAGATGTGGGGCGACGAGTTCGGGGCGTGCCAGGACCGGTTCGGAGTCCCGTGGCTGGTCAATATCTCCCAGACGCAGGGCTGACCGCGGCAAAAGCCCAGGTGAGTTGATCTCGCCTTCATTCATGACCACACTCGTTTCTGCCGAAGACGACAGCGTGTGATCATCAGGAAGGCCCCATGGACAGCAGCTCACCGAAGACGACCGTGGTTGTACCGACGTACAATGAGCGCGACAATCTCCCCAGGATCGTCGAGCGACTGGCCGCGTTGGAGGTCCCGAACCTGCATCTGCTGGTGGTCGACGACAACTCCCCCGACGGCACCGGCGAGGTCGCCGACAAGCTTGCGATCGACGGGCCGATCCCGATCGGTGTCCTGCACCGGACCGAGAAGGACGGGCTGGGGCGCGCCTACGTGGCCGGCATGAGCCGCGCCCTCGCCGAGGGCGCGGACATCGTCGTCCAGATGGATGCGGACCTGTCACACCCATGCGAGACCGTTCCGGTGATGATCCGAACCCTGGAGACCACCGATGCGGCCGTCGTGCTCGGATCCCGATACGTGCCCGGCGGCGCTGTCGCGAGCGACTGGCCGTGGCATCGCAAAGCGCTGTCGGCGTGGGCCAACTTCTACGTCAACGCAATCCTGCGACTCGGCGTCAAGGACGCGACCGCCGGGTTCAAGGCGTGGCGTGCGAGCACGCTCGATGCCATCGACGTCGCGTCTGTGCAGTGCAACGGATACGCCTTCCAGGTGGAGATGAACTATCGCACCACCAGCCGCGGCATGAAGATCGCGGAGGTGCCGATCCGGTTCGAGGAGCGCACCGAAGGTGTCTCCAAGATGAGTCTGGGGGTCCAGCTCGAATCAGCACTCGTGCCGTGGAAGCTACGATTCGGCAAGCACGCCAAGTAGATTCGCGGGCGACGAAGGAATATCCGGTCGGCGGCCGGAAATTGACGAGCGATCCGAGGCGATCTCTGCAAGCATTGACGGATATGACCCTGCACGACACGATTTCCGTCCGGCCGGCCACCGACAACGATTGGCCGGCGCTCGAACTGCTCGACTCGGTGGCGTTCGCCTATCACCCAGTAGATGCCGACCGCACCCTCACCCGCGCGCTGACGCGGACCGAAGACGTCGTCGTCGCCACCGACGCCGGAACACCGATCGGCCTGGCGTTGGATCTGCCGATGGACCTGACGGTGCCCGGCGGTACGCAGGTGCCCGTTCGCGGCGTCACGTGGGTATCGGTGGCCCCGACGCACCGCCGCCGCGGGGTGCTGCGGGCTCTCTTCGCCCAGATACACAACAACATCGGCCGTACCGGCGTCCCGCTGGCCATGCTCACGGCGAGCGATGCCGGGATCTACGGCCGCTTCGGGTACGGACCGGCGACGGTGAGCACAAGCGTCACGATCGACCGCCGTTTCGCCCGCTTCCGCGACGACGCACCCGACCCGGGCGGCGTCGTGCTGACCGACCAGGCCACCGCCGTGACCCGTCTACCGGAGATCTACGAACGCTGGCGACTGATCACCCCGGGCGCGCAGAACCGCCCGCAGCCGCAGTGGGACTACACGTTCGCCGATCCCGAAGAGCACCGCGACGGCAAGTCCGGTCTGCACTACCTCATCCATCCGGATGGCTACGCGACGTTCCGGTATCGCAGCGCCGACGACGGCATGGTGGCCGTAGTCGCGGAGCTCGTCGCGGTCACCGATGCGGCGCACACCGCGCTGTGGCGGACCCTGTGCGGGCTGGACCTGACGCAACGAATCGAGGCGACCCAGCACCCGGACGACCCGCTGCGGCTCATGCTCACCGACTATCGGCTGCCCCGCACGACCCGCCGGTCGGACGACCTGTGGGTTCGCATCATGGACGTGCCAGCCGCGCTCGGAGCGCGCACGTACGCGCTCGACGGGGACATCGTTCTCGCGGTTCGGGACCCGTACCTCGACGCCGGCGGCACATTCGCGCTCACCGTCCGCGACGGCCACGCCGAGTGCCGGCGAACCGACGCCACCGCGCACGTCACACTCGACCTGGACGCGCTGGGCAGCCTGTATCTGGGCGCGCACCGGGCGCGGACGCTGGCCGCCGCACACCGGATCGAAGCGGCGTCGGACCGCGATCTCGCGCTGGTCGACATGATGTTCGCTGCCGATCGTCCCGCCGTGCTCGGGTACGGATTCTGAGCGGGGCCGAATCCCGGTTCACCCGAAACGGGTGAAAACCGACGCTCCTCTGCAAAGTCCGCTCCGGCGACATTCGGCGGTCGTACGCTGATCGGGAACCTCTCAGCATTCGCCGCAGATACCGCCGACACCAAGGGGATTCGCATGAGCTCGTCTCGAACGTCCATCGCCGTGGCCGCCCTGGCAGGGACAGCGTGGCTCGCCTTCGCTCCCAGCGCGGCCGCGGCGACGACCTATCAGGTCACTGCGATCCCGCCGATCGGCACCGTGTTCGCGAACACCATCACGACAATCGCGGTGGTTGTCTCACCCACGCCCGCCGGCGCGGACGGCACCTCCCCGGTCGTCATGGTGATCACCGAACCAGGCGGAGACTCGAGCACCGTCACAGTGCCGCTGACCCTGGGCGGGGCGACAGTGGCGACCCGCGTCCACGAGGCCGGACGGTACAGCGCAGTGTTCACCTTCGCGCCACCCGTCGGGGATCCGGCGTCGGCCACGATGCAGTTCGACGTCTCGCCCTCCCCGTTCGGGACGGCTAGCGCCTCGTAACAGCATCGTCGATACGGTGATCTCACCCGCCGCACGGCGGGCCGGGGATATCCCCGGTTCGCTCAGTCTCGAGTGTGAATCTCCACCGACGACGCCGTCGCGAGCTTCTCCAGCAAACCGATGAGGACCGTTCGCTCGGACTTGGTCAGAGCGTTCGCCCACACCTGTTCACGCCTGTTGTGGTCGGCATAGGTCGTCATGATTGCGTCCCGGCCGGCTTCGGTCAGGCTCAGCTGCACCGCTCGACGGTCCACCTCGGAGCGTCGCCGCGCAACGTATCCATCCCGTTCGAGCGTATTCACCAACGCGGACACTGCCGCCCGGCTCATGCCCGACAGCTTCGCCACACGCTTCGCCTCGCTCGGCCCGGCCAGCCACAACACGAAGAGCACTCGGAAGCCCGGCCAGCTCCAGCCGCCGGGGCGATGGACGGTGGACTCGAGGTCGTAGACCAGCGCGCTGGCCACTCGGGTCAGCTCGAGAACCAGTTTCATGGAGACGGGGTCGACCTCGGGCATCGCCCGCGTCGTCTCGAGCACCGCGAAGTCGACGAAGGACAGAAAGTCCAGGTCGTCCACATTCGCCGGGACTTCGCGGCCCTCGCCGCCCTCACATTGCGCGTCGGTCATGCCGCCAGAGTAGAGCCCTCATCAGCCGATCCCGCGAGAATTTAGTCAAAGGCTTGCGCATTTGGTGTGACATGACTTACCTTCTCTACACATTCAATCAAAGCTTTGATTATTTGGGGTGATTACGTGTCAGCACTGTCCTTCGCGTCCTCCGCCGACCTCGGCGAGAAGGAGCAGACCCTCGAGATTCTCGCCAACGGCGTTTACGCACTCACTGCGGAAGGTGACCCCAACCTGGGCGCGATCGAGGGCGAGGACTTCCTCGTCTGCTTCGAGGCGCTCGCGACACCGGTTGCAGCGCAGGACTGGCTGGCGAAACTGCGCCAGCACACCGACAAGCCCGTGCGCTACCTCGTGCTTTCGCACTACCACGCCGTCCGGGTCCTGGGCGCGTCCGCGTTCGACGCCGAGATCATCGTCGCTCACGAGAACACCCACAAGCTGATCGCCGAACGCGGCCAGGAGGATTGGGCGTCCGAGTTCGGTCGCATGCCGCGCCTGGCAAAGGGCGCCGAGTCGGTTCCGGGGCTGACATGGCCGACCATGACGTTCTCGGACCGTCTCACCATCGATCTGGGCGGCGACCGCGGCGAACTGATCCTCCAGCACCTCGGCCGCGGACATACCGAGGGCGATATCGTGGCGTGGCTGCCGCAGCAGAAGATCCTCTTCGCCGGCGACCTCGTCGAGGCACAGGCCGCGCTCTACACCGGCGACGCTTTCCACCGGGACTGGGCCACAGGCACTCTCGACGGAGTGAAGGCCCTCGGTGCCGAGGCCCTGATCGGCGGCCGCGGTGCCGTGAGCCGCGGACGGGACGAGGTGGACGCCGCGATCGAACAGACCCGGCGCTTCCTCAACGTCATGCTCGCCGAGGTGGGGGCCGTGCAGCAGCGCGGCGGCACGCTCAAGGAAGCGTTCGAGGCCACGCACGCCGCACTGTTCGAGCAGTACGGGCACTGGCCGATCTTCGAACACTGCTTGCCCTTCGACGTCTCGCGGGTATGGGACGAACTGTCCGGCATCGAACGCCCCATCATCTGGACCGCCGAGCGCGACCGCGAGGTCTGGGCACAACTGCAGGGCTGAGCCGGCTACAGCTGTAACAGGAGGATCTTTCGATGAGCGTCAACCACATTCGCACCGGCACCGTGGCAGTAGTCGGCAATGGTCCGGTAGGCCAGACCACGGCACTGCTGCTCGCCCGCTGGGGCGTCCGCGTCGTCCTGCTCGACGGTCGGGCCGAACGGGACCCGATCGGCTCCAAGGCCATCTGCCAGCAGCGCGACGTGCTCGAGGTGTGGGCCGCAATCGGCGTCGGCGAGCAGATCGCAGCGGAGGGGGTCACGTGGGACACCGCGCGCACGTTCCACCGTGGACACGAACTGTTCTCGCAGCAGTTCGTCGATCACGGGCAGTCGCCGTTCCCGCCCTTTGTCAACGTCTCACAGGCCCGCACCGAGGAACTGCTCGACGGCGCCATCGCGCGGCAACCGCTCATCGACGTCCGCTGGGGCCATGCGGTCGAGGACATCGAGCAGGACGGATCCGAGGTCCGACTCGGGTGCGCCACCGAGGCGGGATCGGTAACGGTTGCCGCCGATTATGCGGTGCTCGCCAGCGGATCCCGCAGTGACGAACTGCGCCGTCAGCTCGGGATCGGGTTCCCCGGCCGGTCGTTCGACGACAAGTTCCTCATCTGTGACATCCAGGCCGACATTCCAGGCTGGGCCGACGAGCGCCGCTTCTACTTCGACCCGGAGTGGAACCCGGGTCGGCAGGTGCTGATCCATCCCTGCCCGGACTCGACCTTCCGGATCGACTGGCAGGTCCCCGGCGATTACGACCTCGACGAGGAGGCAGAGAGTGGCGCACTGGACGCGCGGATCCGGCAGATCATCGGCGACACGCCCTACCGAATCGTATGGAAGTCGTTGTACCGCTTCCATGCCCGTCTCACCGACCGCATGCGGGTGGGCAGGGTGCTGCTTGCCGGGGACTGCGCGCACATCGTGTCGCCGTTCGGTGCGCGTGGACTGAACTCGGGTGTCGGCGACGCCGAGAACGCCGCCTGGAAGCTGGCGTTCGTGCTGCGCGGCTGGGCCGGCCCATCGCTGCTCGACACCTACGATCTCGAACGTCGCGCCGCGGCCTCCGAGAACCTCGCGGTCACGTCCGCGACGATGGACTTCCTGGTGCCCCGGACTGATGCACAGCACGCCCGTCGCGCCGCCGTTCTCGAGGCCGCGATCGCCGATCCCGAGGCGCGGGCGGACGTCGACTCCGGCCGGCTCGCCGAACCGTTCTGGTACGTCGATTCACCGCTGACGACGCCGGACCCGACCCGACCCTTCGCCGGACGCCCCGCTCGCGGCGTCGCACCCGAGCCCGTTCCGGGCGTGCTCGTGCCTGATGTTCCGGTGTCGGTCCGTGGCCAGAGTTGCGCGCGTCTGCGGGAGATCGCCCGGCACGGCGTCCTGCTGCTGTACGGCACCGAGATCGATCCGACGGAAATTCGCGAGAGCGCGCTCACCGCCACCCACGCCCCCATCCGGATACACGCCCTGGCCGATGTCGACACCACCGGACTGCTCACTGCTGCAATGAAAGCAGCGGCGAACGAGGTATGGATCGTACGCCCCGACGCCCATATCGCCGCGGTCGTCGACGGCCGCAACCAACCCGCCCTGGTAACGGCGCTACGCCGTGCCGTGGGCGCCGAGGTGATGGCTGGTGAGCGACAGGACGGCTCTCTCACCGCCTGAGACGGTGAGCCTCGGCTAGCGCGCAGTCCCGCAGGACCCGCACCAGCGGAGTCACACGGGATGCGATGTAGACGAGGCTCACCGCAGTCGGTGCGGCGTCCTCGATATCGACGAAGCGGACATTGTGATGGTGCACCCGACGCCGCGCGGCGATCGGCACGGCCCCGACGCCGCGGTCGGTCGCGATCAGTTCCAGCCACTCGTCGAAGTTGGTGCAGGTCACAATCTCTCGGCCGGGGTCCGGTTCCGTCCAGGACTCGGCACGGGTCGTCCCGGTCAGGGTGTTGACGACGAGTGGATACGTTCCCAACTCGGCCCACGTGATCGTGTCCCGCTCCGCTAGGAGTGACCGGGCGCTGACCGCGGCGACACGTGGCTCCGAGAACAGATGGTGTACCGCCAGCACCCCACCGGGAACCTCGCCACGCATCACCGCGGCATCGATGACACCGTCGCGCAGTGCAGTCTGCGGATCGTCGCATCGCTGCAGCAACACTCTCGCGCCAGAGCGTTCCTCGCACGCGGCGATCGTGTCGTGCGCCCATGGGTCCGGAAGCAGCCAGCTGAATCCGAGTCGCACCGTCCGATTGGCCTGCGCGGATGCGACCGCGGCATCCAGATCGCCGAGGACGTGGCGGATGCGTTCCGCGAACGCCCGCCCGTCCTCGGTCGGTGTCATCGACCGCGAGGTCCGCTCCAACAGACGGGTTCCGAGGGTGGCTTCGAGTTGCTGGATCGTTCGCGTCAACGCGGGTTGTGTGATGTTCAGCCGCTCAGCGGCGGCCGTGAAGGTGCCGGCATCGATCACCGCGACCAACGCCCGCATATGTCGCAGCTCGACATTCATAATCAACAAGCATAGATGCCGCCGAAACGGCATTTCCGTACGGCGCCCGTCCCACATAGCGTCGAGATGACGAAGGGGGACGGCCGTGAACGTGCCGACACGGATCCGGACGGGTGCTCCGCCCCGGAATGCCCGCGTGACGGTCCTGCGCGCTGCCGCCGGACTCGCCGCGGCGATGGGTGTCGGCCGATTCGTCTACACCCCACTGCTACCACTCATGCAGGAGCAGACCGGCGTTTCGCACTCCGATACCGCACTGATCGCGACCGCCAACTACCTCGGCTACTTCCTGGGCGCGATCGCGCTCGCCCTCCTCCCGTCCGGAGCACGCTCGCGGGTCCTGTTCCGCTCGTCCATCCTCGCCCTCATTGCGAGCGAACTCGTGATGATCACCGGTACCGACGTTCGCCTGTGGCTGGCCGCGCGCGTCGTGGCCGGCATCGCGAGTGCCGCCGTCTTCGTGTACTGCGCCACGGCGGTGGTCGGTCACCCGTCGGCTGGGGTGACGTTCACCGGTGTCGGGGTCGGCATCGCGACGTCGGGCATCCTTGTCGTCGCGCTCGGGCCGATCGTGTCGTGGAACATGCTGTGGGCCGCCGCTGCCGCGATCACGGCGGGCTACGCAGCGATCGCCTGGAGCCTGCCGCCCGGGGCTCCTCCTCCCCTGCACCAGAACAGCTCTGGGATACGCGCCTCGCCATCGGCGCGCTGGTGGACACTCGGCACTTCCTACTTCCTCGAAGGCCTGGGCTACATCATCCTCGGCACATTCCTGGTCGCGGCGGTGTCTACCGGGGGTGCGGACTGGACGGGCCCCGCGGCATG
Protein-coding sequences here:
- a CDS encoding DUF418 domain-containing protein, whose product is MTDTVGSSIRSDPDPRLLNVDALRGFALFGILVVNIWAFADPYYASTQTNPAFDSGADHAVRFLISLLFETKFYLLFSFLFGYSFTLQMAAAERARTGFVPRMLRRQSGLLAIGLLHGAVLYYGEILSTYAILGLILLACRNISPATATKIGIGLVVAVGTVWMLLGIAQLAAGEVTGSSAVDAATKLSAFRGDAPATLGFHTGHLPDTIGALAALQAPSAMAMFFFGFAAGRVRMFAHPDRYRAAMRRVLSFGLPIGLFGAVIYASAAAYAPGGGIETFAFGLGQLTAPALTATYVVAGLLLFRSDRGRRIESALAPMGKIALTNYLMQSAVLGVLFTGYGFGLVDRLAPATVVAVVAVVFTAQVVASRWWLRGHRYGPAEWALRAVTLAALPPWRRSRQTVS
- a CDS encoding VOC family protein, with amino-acid sequence MDSRLNPYINFDGSAREAMEFYKSVFGGTLTLTTFGDMGAPGEEGSDKIMHSMLETDSGFTIMGADTPPGMEFTPGTNMTVSLSGDNDAELRGYWAAISESGTVQVPLEKQMWGDEFGACQDRFGVPWLVNISQTQG
- a CDS encoding polyprenol monophosphomannose synthase, with translation MDSSSPKTTVVVPTYNERDNLPRIVERLAALEVPNLHLLVVDDNSPDGTGEVADKLAIDGPIPIGVLHRTEKDGLGRAYVAGMSRALAEGADIVVQMDADLSHPCETVPVMIRTLETTDAAVVLGSRYVPGGAVASDWPWHRKALSAWANFYVNAILRLGVKDATAGFKAWRASTLDAIDVASVQCNGYAFQVEMNYRTTSRGMKIAEVPIRFEERTEGVSKMSLGVQLESALVPWKLRFGKHAK
- a CDS encoding GNAT family N-acetyltransferase, which produces MTLHDTISVRPATDNDWPALELLDSVAFAYHPVDADRTLTRALTRTEDVVVATDAGTPIGLALDLPMDLTVPGGTQVPVRGVTWVSVAPTHRRRGVLRALFAQIHNNIGRTGVPLAMLTASDAGIYGRFGYGPATVSTSVTIDRRFARFRDDAPDPGGVVLTDQATAVTRLPEIYERWRLITPGAQNRPQPQWDYTFADPEEHRDGKSGLHYLIHPDGYATFRYRSADDGMVAVVAELVAVTDAAHTALWRTLCGLDLTQRIEATQHPDDPLRLMLTDYRLPRTTRRSDDLWVRIMDVPAALGARTYALDGDIVLAVRDPYLDAGGTFALTVRDGHAECRRTDATAHVTLDLDALGSLYLGAHRARTLAAAHRIEAASDRDLALVDMMFAADRPAVLGYGF
- a CDS encoding MarR family transcriptional regulator, which translates into the protein MTDAQCEGGEGREVPANVDDLDFLSFVDFAVLETTRAMPEVDPVSMKLVLELTRVASALVYDLESTVHRPGGWSWPGFRVLFVLWLAGPSEAKRVAKLSGMSRAAVSALVNTLERDGYVARRRSEVDRRAVQLSLTEAGRDAIMTTYADHNRREQVWANALTKSERTVLIGLLEKLATASSVEIHTRD
- a CDS encoding MBL fold metallo-hydrolase, encoding MSALSFASSADLGEKEQTLEILANGVYALTAEGDPNLGAIEGEDFLVCFEALATPVAAQDWLAKLRQHTDKPVRYLVLSHYHAVRVLGASAFDAEIIVAHENTHKLIAERGQEDWASEFGRMPRLAKGAESVPGLTWPTMTFSDRLTIDLGGDRGELILQHLGRGHTEGDIVAWLPQQKILFAGDLVEAQAALYTGDAFHRDWATGTLDGVKALGAEALIGGRGAVSRGRDEVDAAIEQTRRFLNVMLAEVGAVQQRGGTLKEAFEATHAALFEQYGHWPIFEHCLPFDVSRVWDELSGIERPIIWTAERDREVWAQLQG
- a CDS encoding FAD-dependent monooxygenase; this encodes MSVNHIRTGTVAVVGNGPVGQTTALLLARWGVRVVLLDGRAERDPIGSKAICQQRDVLEVWAAIGVGEQIAAEGVTWDTARTFHRGHELFSQQFVDHGQSPFPPFVNVSQARTEELLDGAIARQPLIDVRWGHAVEDIEQDGSEVRLGCATEAGSVTVAADYAVLASGSRSDELRRQLGIGFPGRSFDDKFLICDIQADIPGWADERRFYFDPEWNPGRQVLIHPCPDSTFRIDWQVPGDYDLDEEAESGALDARIRQIIGDTPYRIVWKSLYRFHARLTDRMRVGRVLLAGDCAHIVSPFGARGLNSGVGDAENAAWKLAFVLRGWAGPSLLDTYDLERRAAASENLAVTSATMDFLVPRTDAQHARRAAVLEAAIADPEARADVDSGRLAEPFWYVDSPLTTPDPTRPFAGRPARGVAPEPVPGVLVPDVPVSVRGQSCARLREIARHGVLLLYGTEIDPTEIRESALTATHAPIRIHALADVDTTGLLTAAMKAAANEVWIVRPDAHIAAVVDGRNQPALVTALRRAVGAEVMAGERQDGSLTA
- a CDS encoding LysR family transcriptional regulator, which produces MNVELRHMRALVAVIDAGTFTAAAERLNITQPALTRTIQQLEATLGTRLLERTSRSMTPTEDGRAFAERIRHVLGDLDAAVASAQANRTVRLGFSWLLPDPWAHDTIAACEERSGARVLLQRCDDPQTALRDGVIDAAVMRGEVPGGVLAVHHLFSEPRVAAVSARSLLAERDTITWAELGTYPLVVNTLTGTTRAESWTEPDPGREIVTCTNFDEWLELIATDRGVGAVPIAARRRVHHHNVRFVDIEDAAPTAVSLVYIASRVTPLVRVLRDCALAEAHRLRR
- a CDS encoding YbfB/YjiJ family MFS transporter; this translates as MNVPTRIRTGAPPRNARVTVLRAAAGLAAAMGVGRFVYTPLLPLMQEQTGVSHSDTALIATANYLGYFLGAIALALLPSGARSRVLFRSSILALIASELVMITGTDVRLWLAARVVAGIASAAVFVYCATAVVGHPSAGVTFTGVGVGIATSGILVVALGPIVSWNMLWAAAAAITAGYAAIAWSLPPGAPPPLHQNSSGIRASPSARWWTLGTSYFLEGLGYIILGTFLVAAVSTGGADWTGPAAWVVVGFAAIPSPLLWAKALRRWSAESLLAVALALQAFSALLPALVAGPAAALLAAVLFGGTFMGITLLAMDSALGLGIPRAAAALTAVYGLGQILGPLAVAPMLGDGFRAAFVCAAIVLVVAALLASATRRR